One window from the genome of Crateriforma spongiae encodes:
- a CDS encoding polyketide synthase: MSSASSLDPKLASLIDQLRSRIRRYVAWDALLAALVIVLAGFWIGLALDYLPVKLGGTEMPRSARMLLLIAIAALLLFVVSRLLIGRLTRPLPDDSLALLIERKHPSLGGRLVTAVQLTRPGRQGDSHDDRLLGRVHREAVTGADDVDLGSVFQWRPLLRKIGVLLPLALAALLLLVISPQTAWTAASRLMLFSDQPWPRRASLEMVGVELPRITAGEQDDAEPLFVEFDGTTVRLPRGSDPVLRIRAKADDDAIVPDVCTAYYQTDAGTRGQANLRRVGRQRDGYQAFLLDGPPLAGLSESMSISIRGLDDRLDGYRIEAVTPPAVKQLDVQIRYPDYLRGDLPQGEQVIDRDTPYQAGLRIREGSRVRVTAHASSPIGAIDHQVTQSGQVVPGIAPRIVDDAMSASLSIDHFDEATTVKLVPISDDGISAQAPYRYFFGVIRDQPPEVSLKLPGIGSAVTPIARLPIAVQATDDYGIDQSTVDLVVSSPEASGTPNEPLSVFRPTPDRDGRSEGAIDLRDLADQGTIETLQPGGSISVYAEATDAYDLDGRHVSQSEMFRLQIVTPEDLLALLERRELGLRARLEQTIDETQTLRDGLARLEMPGEPVSGTSEDSDEQASPDRQRQILRLRIQQAALQASKSSEELNGIVAALGDLLEEMVNNRVDSVDRRERIGQSVRDPLRSVVDNEMQRLSARIAELMLAAEAKDDAADAPNSNNETTQPEGSDDAAADSIAGSGPSGRQAVQARQAAVLAADQALLQLSAILEKMLDLESYNEILDMVRGLIDDQEQLLEETKEQQKARIKSFFD, encoded by the coding sequence ATGTCTTCCGCAAGTTCCCTTGACCCGAAACTGGCTTCGCTGATCGATCAGTTGCGATCGCGAATCCGCCGGTACGTCGCTTGGGATGCGTTGTTGGCGGCATTGGTCATTGTGTTGGCCGGATTTTGGATCGGATTGGCGTTGGATTACCTGCCGGTAAAGTTGGGCGGGACGGAGATGCCGCGGTCGGCGCGGATGTTGTTGTTAATTGCCATCGCCGCTTTATTGTTATTTGTGGTGTCGCGGCTGCTGATCGGTCGTCTGACGCGGCCGTTGCCCGATGACTCTTTGGCGTTGTTGATCGAACGCAAGCATCCATCGTTGGGCGGACGACTGGTCACGGCGGTGCAGTTGACGCGACCGGGGCGCCAGGGGGATTCGCATGATGACCGTTTGCTGGGACGCGTGCATCGTGAAGCGGTGACCGGCGCCGACGACGTGGATTTGGGGTCGGTATTCCAGTGGCGACCACTGCTTCGAAAAATCGGTGTGCTACTGCCGCTGGCCTTGGCCGCATTGTTGCTGTTGGTGATCAGTCCCCAGACCGCTTGGACCGCCGCGTCACGGTTGATGTTGTTCAGCGACCAGCCATGGCCGCGACGTGCGTCTTTGGAAATGGTCGGGGTGGAATTGCCGCGAATCACCGCGGGTGAACAAGACGATGCGGAACCGCTGTTCGTCGAATTCGATGGCACGACGGTTCGTCTGCCTCGCGGCAGCGATCCGGTACTGCGTATTCGCGCCAAGGCGGACGATGACGCGATCGTGCCGGATGTTTGTACGGCGTATTACCAAACCGACGCCGGCACACGCGGCCAAGCCAACTTGCGTCGTGTCGGTCGGCAACGTGATGGGTACCAAGCGTTCTTGCTGGACGGCCCGCCACTGGCCGGACTTAGCGAATCGATGTCGATTTCCATTCGCGGTTTGGATGATCGCTTGGACGGGTACCGTATCGAAGCGGTCACGCCGCCGGCGGTCAAGCAATTGGACGTACAGATTCGCTATCCCGATTACTTGCGTGGTGACCTGCCCCAGGGCGAACAGGTCATCGACCGTGACACGCCGTATCAGGCAGGGTTGCGAATCCGCGAAGGCAGCCGAGTTCGAGTCACCGCGCATGCAAGTTCGCCGATCGGGGCCATCGACCACCAGGTCACCCAAAGTGGTCAGGTCGTTCCGGGGATTGCACCACGCATCGTCGATGATGCGATGTCGGCCAGCTTGTCGATCGATCATTTCGACGAAGCGACGACGGTCAAATTGGTGCCGATCAGCGATGACGGCATCAGTGCCCAAGCACCGTATCGCTATTTCTTTGGCGTGATCCGAGACCAGCCGCCGGAGGTCTCGTTGAAGCTGCCGGGGATCGGGTCCGCCGTGACACCCATCGCTCGGTTGCCGATCGCTGTCCAGGCGACAGACGATTATGGGATCGACCAAAGCACCGTCGACTTGGTCGTGTCGTCGCCCGAAGCGTCGGGGACACCGAACGAACCGCTTTCCGTTTTCCGGCCCACGCCGGATCGCGACGGACGCAGCGAAGGCGCGATTGATTTGCGTGATCTGGCCGACCAGGGAACGATCGAAACGCTGCAACCGGGCGGATCGATCAGCGTGTATGCCGAGGCGACCGACGCATACGATCTGGATGGCCGTCACGTGTCACAAAGCGAGATGTTTCGCTTACAGATCGTCACCCCGGAAGATTTGTTGGCACTGTTGGAGCGGCGTGAACTGGGGCTTCGGGCACGGTTGGAACAAACGATCGACGAAACCCAAACGCTTCGCGACGGTTTAGCACGACTGGAAATGCCAGGCGAACCGGTGTCCGGCACGTCCGAGGATTCCGACGAACAGGCTTCGCCGGATCGTCAACGGCAGATATTGCGGCTTCGTATCCAACAAGCGGCATTGCAAGCGTCCAAGAGCAGCGAGGAACTAAATGGTATCGTCGCGGCCCTGGGCGATCTGCTAGAAGAAATGGTGAACAACCGTGTCGATTCGGTCGACCGGCGGGAACGTATCGGCCAATCCGTCCGCGATCCACTGCGGTCGGTGGTGGACAACGAAATGCAACGTCTGTCGGCTCGAATCGCCGAATTGATGTTGGCCGCCGAAGCGAAAGACGACGCGGCCGACGCCCCCAACTCGAACAACGAAACCACCCAACCAGAAGGTTCTGACGACGCCGCGGCTGACAGCATCGCGGGATCGGGCCCGTCCGGCCGGCAAGCCGTCCAGGCACGTCAGGCGGCGGTCCTGGCCGCGGACCAGGCTTTGTTGCAGCTTTCTGCGATTTTGGAAAAGATGCTTGACCTGGAAAGCTACAATGAAATTCTGGACATGGTTCGCGGTCTGATTGACGACCAGGAACAACTGCTGGAAGAAACCAAGGAACAGCAAAAAGCGCGAATCAAGAGCTTCTTCGACTGA
- a CDS encoding NAD-dependent epimerase/dehydratase family protein has translation MTRCLVTGCGGFLGAEIVRQLLRRGDEVIGVSRREYPDLVDAGMTHRRGDLSDRDWTMRHVRDVDVVVHTAAIAGVWGAMPPYLRNNVLTTRHIIDACHRHSIGRLVYTSSPSVTFDGQDQSGVDESVPYPTKWMCNYPRSKAMAEAMVIQADDASRLRTCSLRPHLIWGDGDPHLLPRLIDRAAKGRLAIIGDGNNRIDMVHVVNAADAHVCAIDALQTSPDRAAGRSYFIGQNEPVDCWPWITRLCETAGVKPPSRQVSLRTARMIGTMLEAAYHLTARSGEPPMTRFVAAQLARDHYFDGTAATERLGYQPLLTMQQGLDATADYLRTLGDRTVSGK, from the coding sequence ATGACGCGGTGCCTGGTTACGGGGTGTGGCGGTTTTCTGGGCGCCGAAATCGTCCGCCAGTTGTTACGGCGGGGTGACGAAGTCATCGGTGTTTCGCGTCGCGAGTATCCCGATTTGGTCGACGCCGGGATGACGCATCGGCGTGGGGATCTGTCCGATCGCGACTGGACCATGCGGCACGTACGCGATGTCGACGTGGTCGTGCACACCGCGGCGATCGCCGGCGTCTGGGGCGCCATGCCGCCATACTTGCGGAACAATGTGCTGACCACGCGGCACATCATCGACGCTTGTCACCGTCACTCGATCGGCCGATTGGTGTACACCAGCAGCCCCAGTGTGACGTTCGACGGCCAGGACCAAAGCGGCGTCGATGAGTCGGTGCCGTATCCGACCAAGTGGATGTGCAATTACCCGCGATCCAAAGCGATGGCCGAAGCGATGGTGATCCAAGCGGACGACGCGTCGCGGCTGCGGACGTGTTCGCTGCGTCCGCACTTGATTTGGGGCGACGGCGACCCGCACCTGTTGCCACGGCTGATCGACCGGGCCGCCAAAGGACGGCTGGCGATCATCGGCGATGGCAACAACCGGATCGACATGGTGCACGTAGTCAACGCGGCTGATGCCCATGTGTGTGCCATCGACGCACTGCAAACGTCGCCGGATCGTGCCGCCGGACGCAGTTATTTTATCGGCCAAAACGAACCGGTTGATTGCTGGCCTTGGATCACGCGTCTGTGCGAAACCGCGGGGGTCAAGCCGCCGAGCCGCCAAGTCAGTCTGCGGACGGCCCGAATGATCGGAACGATGTTGGAGGCCGCCTATCATCTGACCGCACGATCGGGCGAACCGCCGATGACTCGGTTCGTCGCGGCACAGCTGGCCCGGGATCACTATTTTGACGGCACCGCGGCGACCGAACGTTTGGGGTACCAGCCATTGTTGACGATGCAGCAAGGGCTGGACGCCACCGCCGATTACCTGCGGACGCTGGGCGACCGGACGGTATCGGGCAAATAA